In Aythya fuligula isolate bAytFul2 chromosome 25, bAytFul2.pri, whole genome shotgun sequence, a single genomic region encodes these proteins:
- the LHFPL5 gene encoding LHFPL tetraspan subfamily member 5 protein, which yields MPKLLPAQEAARIYHTNYVRNARAMGVLWALFTLCFAILMVVTFIQPYWIGDSIDTPQAGYFGLFSYCIGNALTSELICKGSPLDFGTIPSSAFKTAMFFVGISTFLIIGSILCFSLFFFCNAATVYKVCAWMQLAAATGLMIGCLIYPDGWDSSEVRRMCGDKTDKYTLGACTVRWAYILCIIGILDALILSFLAFVLGNRQDNLLPSDFKVESKEEGND from the exons ATGCCCAAGCTGCTGCCGGCGCAGGAGGCGGCGCGGATCTACCACACCAACTACGTGCGGAACGCCAGGGCCATGGGCGTGCTGTGGGCCCTCTTCACCCTCTGCTTCGCCATCCTGATGGTGGTGACCTTCATCCAGCCCTACTGGATCGGCGACAGCATCGACACGCCCCAGGCCGGCTACTTCGGCCTCTTCTCCTACTGCATCGGCAACGCGCTCACCAGCGAGCTCATCTGCAAGGGCAGCCCCCTGGATTTCGGCACCATCCCCTCCAGCGCCTTCAAGACGGCGATGTTCTTCGTGGGCATCTCCACCTTCCTCATCATCGGCTCCATCCTCTGCTTCAGcctcttcttcttctgcaaCGCGGCCACCGTCTACAAAGTCTGCGCCTGgatgcagctggcagcag CTACGGGGCTGATGATCGGCTGCCTGATTTACCCCGACGGCTGGGACTCGAGCGAGGTGAGGCGCATGTGCGGGGACAAAACGGACAAATACACGCTGGGCGCCTGCACCGTGCGCTGGGCGTACATCCTCTGCATCATCGGCATCCTCGACGCGCTCATCCTCTCCTTCCTGGCCTTCGTGCTGGGCAACCGGCAGGACAACCTCCTCCCGTCGGATTTTAAAGTGGAGAGCAAAG aggaGGGCAACGACTGA